DNA sequence from the Candidatus Sulfotelmatobacter sp. genome:
CCGCTCTCTCGCCGCTGCGATCTTCGCTCGCCCTTGCCGAAACTCCCCGCGTTCATGCCATCGTCGGCGCGCGCATCGTGACCGCGCCCGGTCAGGTGATCGAGCACGGCACGATCGTGATGCGTGACGGACTGATCACCGCGGTCGGCGCCAGCGTTCCGATTCCCGCCGACGCGCGGGTGTGGAACGCCGAGAGTCTCACCGTCTATCCCGGGTTGATCGACGCCTACGTGGTGCCCGCGCCGCCGAGCGCCCCGATGCCGAACGCCCCGCCCGCCGGCCCGCCCGGACGCCGCGCGCCACCTCCGCCATCGCCGCCGCGCGGGCCGGCGAGCGAGCTCGGCTGCGTGACACCCGAGGTGCAGGTGATTCGCGGTCCGGGGCTCGGCAAGGATCAACTCGAGGCGCTGCGCGCCGCCGGCTTCGCCGCGGTGCGGCTCGCGCCCGGCGACGGCGTGGTGCGCGGTCGCAGCGCGGTGGTCGGGCTCGGCGACGGCCCGGCCAACGGCAACACGCTGCGCGAGGACGACGCGCAGGTGATGGCGCTCCAGCCGGTGGCCGGCACCTATCCCGGCTCGCTGATGGGCGCGATCGCCGTGATCCGCCAGTCCTTCCTCGACGCGCGCTGGTACCGCGACGCGCGCGCCGCGTGGGCCAAGAAGCCCGCCGCTTCGGAGCGCCCGCAGACCAATCTCTCGTGGGAGGCGCTCCAGCCGGTGATCGAGGGCAAGCAGCCGGTGCTGTTCGTGACCGACGACATGCTCGAGGTGCTGCGCGCCGGAACCATCGCGAAGGAAGCGGGGGTCGCCGCTCAGGTGCTGACCGCCGGCGACGAGTACAAGCGGATCGCGGACGTGACGAAGGTCGGGCTGCCGCTGGTGGTGCCGGTCAGCTTCCCCGACGCGCCCGACGTCTCGACCGACGACGCGGCGCTCGAGGTTGAGACCGAGACGCTGCGCCACTGGCAGAACGCGCCGGGCAACGCCGCGGCGCTGGCGAAGGCGGGGATCACGTTCTCGCTCACCGCCAACGGGCTCAAGGACGTGAAGCAATTCCGCTCCAATGTCGCGCGCGCGATGCGCCGCGGCCTCACCGAGGCGCAGGCATTGGCCAGCGTCACCACGGTCCCGGCACGAATGCTGGGGCTCGACCAGCGCCTCGGCACCCTCGCGCCCGGCAAGATCGCCAACCTCACCGTGACGCGCGGCAACCTGTTCTCGGACCAGGGCAAGGTGCGCGAGATCTGGGTGGACGGCAATCGCTACGAGACGCAGAAGGACGAGACCACGCCGCAGGGCGAGTGGAAGATCGACTGGGGCCACGGCCACGGCTCGCTGGTCGTCGTCGCCGACCGGGACACCACCGTCAAGGTGGTGGTGGGCGCCGACACCATTCGCGCGAGCGCGGTGCGGCTCGAAGAGCATCGCCTGCGCTTCACCGCGCGGCAGGGCGGCGGGCCGATCGAAGACTTCGACCTGACCGCGCGCGAAGACGCGCTGTCCGGAACTCTGGTGGCGCAGGGGGTGGGCAGCCATGCGGTGACCGGGCGCGCGATCAAGAAGGAAGCGAAGGCGCCGCGCGAGGAGAAGCGCGTGCCGGCGCCGCAGGTGGCGGGCGATCCCGAGGCCTGCCGCGCCTCGATGCCCGCACAGGCATCGGCGGTGCTGGTGCGCGGTGCCACGCTGTGGACCGCGGGCCCGCAGGGCAACCTCGACGACGCCGATCTGCTGATCAAAGGCGGGAAGATCGCGGCGATCGGCCGCAATCTCACCGCTCCCGGCGGTGCGGTGGTGATCGACGGGCACGGCAAGTGCGTGGCGCCCGGCATCATCGACGAGCACAGCCACTCGGCGATTCTCGGCAACGTCAACGAGTGCACGCGCAGCGTCACCTGCGAAGTGCGGATCCAGGACGTGGTCAACTCCGAGAGCCCCAACATCTACCGGCAGCTCGCGAGCGGCAACACCATCATGCACCTGCTGCATGGCTCGTGTAATCCGATCGGCGGGCAGTGCGCGGTGATCAAGAACAAGTGGGGCGAAGCGCCCGATCAGCTGATCTTCGCCGCCGCCCCCGGCACCGTGAAGTTCGCGCTCGGCGAGAACGTGAAGCAATCGAATTCCCAGCCCAGCACCCGTTATCCGCAGACCCGCGCCGGGGTCGAGCAGACGATGCGCGACGCCTTCATTCGCGGCCGCGACTATCAGGCCGCGTGGGCGGAGTTCAAGAAGGGCAAGCGTCCGCTGCCGCCGCGCAAGGACCTCCAGCTCGAGGCGATCAGCGAGATCCTCGACGGCAAACGCCTGGTGCACTGCCATTCCTACCGGCAGGACGAGATCCTGATGCTGATGCGACTCGCCGAGTCCTTCAATTTCCGCATCAACACCTTCACCCACATCCTCGAGGGCTACAAGGTCGCCGACGAGATGGCGACGCACGGCGCCTCGGGGCTCGGCTTCACGGACTGGTGGGCCTACAAGTTCGAGGTCTACGACGCGATTCCCTGGAACGTCTACATCATGTGGGATCGCGGCGTGAACGTCGGCTTCAACTCCGACAGCGACGAGCTGGCGCGCCGGCTCAACACCGAGGCCGGCAAGGCCGTGAAATACGGCGGCGTGCCCGAGGCCGAGGCCATCAAGTTCGTGACGCTCAATGCCGCCAAGTCGCTGCTGATCGCCGACCGCGTCGGCTCGCTCGAGGTGGGGAAGGACGCTGATTTCGCGATCTGGTCGGGCTCGCCGCTCTCGATGTACTCGGTGTGCGAGCAGACCTGGATCGAGGGGCGCAAGTACTTCGATCGCGCCGCCGATCTGGCCGGCCGCGACGCGCTGGCGAAGGAGCGCGCGGCGCTGATCTCCGCGGCGCGCGCCGCGAAGAAGGAGGGCGGCGACAAGGGCGGCCGCGGCAACTGGACGCCGCGCTATCTCGAGAACTCCGACCTGTCGGGCAACGATTGCAGCACCGACGAGGCGCCGTTCATGAGCGAAGCCGAGCGCCGCATGCGCCTCGAATCGCAGAGCGAGGGATCGGAGGTGCAGCGATGAGCGCGCGCCTCCGCAGTCTGGCCGGCGCCCGCGCGTCGGGCGCCTGGGCGGCCGCGCTGGTCGCCGCCCTGCTCGCGCCGGCCGCCGGCGCCTCGACCGTGGCGCTGGTGGGCGGGACCCTTCATCCCGCCAGCGGTCCGGCGATCGCGAACGGCACCGTGGTGGCGAAGGATGGCCGCATCACCGCGGTGGGCTCGGGCGTCGCGGTTCCCGCCGACGCTCAGGTGGTGGATTGCAGCGGCAGACAGGTCTATCCCGGCATGGTGTCGGCCAACACGATTCTCGGGCTGCTCGAGATCGAGAGCGTGCGCGGCACCGCGGACCAGCAGGAGATCGGCGAGGTCAATCCCAACGTGCGCGCCGAAGTCGAAATCAATCCCGAGAGCGAGCTGATTCCGGTGACGCGCGTGAACGGCGTCACCAGCGCCAACGTCACGCCGCTCGGCGGCGCGATCTCGGGCACCTCGGCGCTGATCCATCTCGCCGGCTGGACCTGGGAGGACATGACCCTCAAGGCGCCGGTCGCGATGAACGTGCGCTGGCCGCGC
Encoded proteins:
- a CDS encoding amidohydrolase family protein: MTAFPFRGARRAWTVLLGVLLAGAALSPLRSSLALAETPRVHAIVGARIVTAPGQVIEHGTIVMRDGLITAVGASVPIPADARVWNAESLTVYPGLIDAYVVPAPPSAPMPNAPPAGPPGRRAPPPPSPPRGPASELGCVTPEVQVIRGPGLGKDQLEALRAAGFAAVRLAPGDGVVRGRSAVVGLGDGPANGNTLREDDAQVMALQPVAGTYPGSLMGAIAVIRQSFLDARWYRDARAAWAKKPAASERPQTNLSWEALQPVIEGKQPVLFVTDDMLEVLRAGTIAKEAGVAAQVLTAGDEYKRIADVTKVGLPLVVPVSFPDAPDVSTDDAALEVETETLRHWQNAPGNAAALAKAGITFSLTANGLKDVKQFRSNVARAMRRGLTEAQALASVTTVPARMLGLDQRLGTLAPGKIANLTVTRGNLFSDQGKVREIWVDGNRYETQKDETTPQGEWKIDWGHGHGSLVVVADRDTTVKVVVGADTIRASAVRLEEHRLRFTARQGGGPIEDFDLTAREDALSGTLVAQGVGSHAVTGRAIKKEAKAPREEKRVPAPQVAGDPEACRASMPAQASAVLVRGATLWTAGPQGNLDDADLLIKGGKIAAIGRNLTAPGGAVVIDGHGKCVAPGIIDEHSHSAILGNVNECTRSVTCEVRIQDVVNSESPNIYRQLASGNTIMHLLHGSCNPIGGQCAVIKNKWGEAPDQLIFAAAPGTVKFALGENVKQSNSQPSTRYPQTRAGVEQTMRDAFIRGRDYQAAWAEFKKGKRPLPPRKDLQLEAISEILDGKRLVHCHSYRQDEILMLMRLAESFNFRINTFTHILEGYKVADEMATHGASGLGFTDWWAYKFEVYDAIPWNVYIMWDRGVNVGFNSDSDELARRLNTEAGKAVKYGGVPEAEAIKFVTLNAAKSLLIADRVGSLEVGKDADFAIWSGSPLSMYSVCEQTWIEGRKYFDRAADLAGRDALAKERAALISAARAAKKEGGDKGGRGNWTPRYLENSDLSGNDCSTDEAPFMSEAERRMRLESQSEGSEVQR